CATACCAATGTGTATACACAAAAATACATACGTGCACCAAGAgctatatacatacatatctatgtaaccttgtgtgtgtatgtatatgtgccGTCAACCATGTGACACACCCACTCGAGTGTCTCCTAAGTCTCTGTTTCCGAAGCGACCAGTCTCGCTTGCTCCGGAGAGGCTCTGGCAGATGATTCCGTTTTCATCGCTGTCCTTCCAACGACTTGCGGGATGCTCTTAACCATCCGTCTCTTCATCGCGAATCGAATCTTCACTAACCACGCCaggctttctctttctttcgatgtatctgtctctctctctctatgtcTACTTGTATATatccatctatctatctatgtctctctctctctctgtctcattATCTCTTTATCTACCTATATATCTCTATCTTCTTGTCTATCTTCTTATCTATCTTTTCCACTACATACATCGAAGTTGGAATATCAACCTATCCGCGTACACACATCGATCGGCGCAGATTGATCTCCTGCCAGAATTTCAATCGATATACCCCCGAGGGTGTCTgggcggagaaggagaggaagcgagggaacACGGGGACGAGAGAACTGCAGGGTGTGGTTTCCAGTCTCGAGCTCACCAGGCGCATAATCACCGGCTTCGTCTCATCGGCGGCCGCTGTGAATGCAACAGGGCTGACGTGTACGGAggattcttcctcttctgtctcgcggtGTCTCTGAAGATTCGCAGGTTGTCTCTTATCGTCCTCTGGAAACGCAAAGCTAGGCAAAGgcggaggaaaaacagagagacgcacatcGCCCGATCCTGCAGCCCCGGAAGCCTCTTCGTCGGACCCTAACAGGTCCACGAGAACTTCCCTGAATGCCTGCGGCTGCAGAGAGCACAGACGCACAatgtgaagaaagaaacaacaaGATAGCTGACGACTGGAGGACACTGCCTGGACACACACATGCGGtctgaagagacgaaaaagggaGGAACGTCCAACGCGATCAGCTCTCGAACGCAGCCGACGTGACATAATTGAGACGTCGTAGAGGATTGATCTTCAACGCTGGCAGCTGTCTTCACCAGTCCAGTACCCTCTCTACGACTCAGAAGGagctggaggagaagagaggaggagagcagcagacgaCGCACCGCAGCGGTTGAGAGAAGCGGCAAGAAGGAAGGACATGAAAAGTAAATCttggaaacagagacatttgCAACAACACAGCGAAACGCACCGACACTCGGAGGTAGTCTGCCGAAGACGAACTgcaagacggagaaaagacgcatAAATCCGGGAGTTTCTCGTGCTGCAAAAACACCCAAACAGCACAGCGGACCCGTCGacgtgtacagacaccctcCTGTCGGCTCTCTTCAGAGTCCTTCCACCTTCCTCATTTCGTGCGTGAATTCGCCTGCAAACCACCACCTATCTACTTTTCCATGTCTCTGTATCTTGATACTTGACTTACTCAAGAGATCTATCTTAGCCAGTAGATTTGTCTATCACAATGCATTGATCTACGTGTCTGTCCTAGTCAATCTAGTCATCCAGATACCTTGATCTAAATCCTCCAGTTTATCaatatctatctctctaccTATCTATCGCTAAACctatatctctctctatctatctgtctctctatcaaattatatcaatatatatcTCTCTCTAAATCGCCCTGTttatatctctctctctatccaTCAATCACCTTCGGTAGATGTGCCAAGAAACCGTTTTCAGTCCACCTGCCTATGGATCTGTCTATCTGTGTTCGTGCATGCGAACGCAAAAATGCGCATTTGCAGATAGCGCGCATGTGCCTTTTCTCCAGCCTCAGGAACCCGGTCGAGTGAGGCTGTGAAGCATCGACGCAAGATCTCCTGATGAACGaggagctgcatgcacagctgcTGGGAGGGAgacttcgcctcctcgctggACTGCATCTGGCTCTGGGGAACTTCCACTTGACATTTATGCGCCTTTGGAGCAATGGCTACTCCCCAGGTCGACTCCGCGTTTTTGTTGTGTACACGTCGATTACACCTGCATCATTTTGAAAGCACAACCTGACCTGAGAAATGCTGAACGTCTTCACACAAATCTCTGAaagcgcttcttcctcctcagaTCCGCCTCGGCCCAGAAGACGCTCGTGAAGGAGCAGAGTGAGCAAGCCCTCGTCGAAGATGTAACGAACGCGAAGATGAGCCTGCGAAAAACGCGACACGAACTACGGGATGGATAATGAAGCAGAGAACCAAGACGGAAAGCGCTTCGCCTCACCCTTTCTCtagttcttccttctcgtcctgtgtctccctctccctctctctcgatgcgtcgtctctctctgtcttcttctctctgtccaggctgcgctgcgtctccctcgttttcgccGAGAGAGCCTTGTTCGTCGGCGGTGGCCGCATGTCGCCTGCCAACTGGaactgcctcttcgtctctgcatgttcCCTCTCCACCGCTCGAGTCCTGCGCTCGACACTGCTTCCGCCTACGTTCTCCCCGAACAACATCAGCGCGTTGACCAGCTCGTGGACGCGAACCATCACTTGCTGctcctctgcatctctcctgtccccttcttcctcgcgctccgGAGTCGCACAAGTCCTCCCCGGCTCTCCCGGCTCGCGTTCTGCATCGCCGCAGGCCTCGTTCGCCGCCCGCCTTCGCTTGCGGCCCCGCGACGCGCGCCCGGACCGCCTCGACTTATATtcgaagaaggggaagaaagaggcggcGAGACGCAGCTCGCTGTACACGTCTCGGGCGCGAGAGACTccgcgcagcagcagctcgTTCTCGCTCCACTGAATGAAGACGCAGTTCCAGTCTCCTTCGGCTCCGGACGGATGCCCTCTGGTCGCACCCTGTCGATGTCGGGATTCTCTGCCCCCTTCGAGCAGCGAGGCAGACGCCGCGTTCCCTGCAGCTGAGGAGCAGGCGGCGCAGAacgcagcgaggaagacgcgacaAACAGATCAGCGAcacggagaagggagacaaaaAAGACGGCAGacaaagcgaaagaaaagagatgcggagagagacgttAACCATCATTAGTCTGGGTGCAGCGGCTCAGAAAGCAGAGCCCGGGTGAAGGACAGCGAGGCGCGGCGATCaaagagaaactgaagacacagagaaactgaaaacacagagacactgaagacacagagacactgaagccacagagaaactgaagacaaagagaaactgaagacaaagagaaacgcgaacgaGCTAGCGATTCTCAGAGATAGAAGGGAaacaaaaacgaagaaaagaaaagagatgcACTCAGCATGGGGGCCCCAAAAGAACAACAGAACAGGATccgtggaacaaaaaaaagGCCTTGAAGCCGCAACTGAGGATGCGACACCGCCAGTGGGGGGGACGAAGTCAGAAAACGTACAGTGAGGAatgacgacggagagaagctgtgagaagaagcggacaTCATCAACTTCGAACTGGACATATTCAGGCAAGACGGCGTCGGTGGGagaactgtctcctttctccgtgGCGCCTGCAGGCAAGGTCCGCTTTCTTGTCGCGGGGGAGGGAGGAATGCACTCCCCGCgag
This portion of the Toxoplasma gondii ME49 chromosome III, whole genome shotgun sequence genome encodes:
- a CDS encoding hypothetical protein (encoded by transcript TGME49_253020) gives rise to the protein MERGDSDGAESPLPSSRGECIPPSPATRKRTLPAGATEKGDSSPTDAVLPEYVQFEVDDVRFFSQLLSVVIPHSAGNAASASLLEGGRESRHRQGATRGHPSGAEGDWNCVFIQWSENELLLRGVSRARDVYSELRLAASFFPFFEYKSRRSGRASRGRKRRRAANEACGDAEREPGEPGRTCATPEREEEGDRRDAEEQQVMVRVHELVNALMLFGENAHLRVRYIFDEGLLTLLLHERLLGRGGSEEEEALSEICVKTFSISQHEKLPDLCVFSPSCSSSSADYLRVSPQAFREVLVDLLGSDEEASGAAGSGDVRLSVFPPPLPSFAFPEDDKRQPANLQRHRETEEEESSVHVSPVAFTAAADETKPVIMRLSTSHQAVAQEVALGLDPLLFPSLQLTRTHEHTYKLRSLLSVVPALKLATGLRLEWHQDGLLLLQLLIKPQLQTRLFLHFYLFATVTQSEN